The Callospermophilus lateralis isolate mCalLat2 chromosome 3, mCalLat2.hap1, whole genome shotgun sequence genome has a segment encoding these proteins:
- the Gsc gene encoding homeobox protein goosecoid — protein MPASMFSIDNILAARPRCKDSVLPVAPSAAAPVVFPALHGDSLYGASGGTSSDYGAFYPRPVAPGGAGLPAAVGGSRLGYNNYFYGQLHVQAAPVGPACCGAVQPLGAQQCSCVPTPSGYEGPGSVLVSPVPHQMLPYMNVGTLSRTELQLLNQLHCRRKRRHRTIFTDEQLEALENLFQETKYPDVGTREQLARKVHLREEKVEVWFKNRRAKWRRQKRSSSEESENAEKWNKTSSKASPEKREEEGKSDLDSDS, from the exons ATGCCCGCCAGCATGTTCAGCATCGACAACATCCTGGCCGCCCGGCCGCGCTGCAAGGACTCGGTGCTGCCGGTGGCGCCCAGCGCCGCGGCTCCGGTCGTCTTCCCGGCCCTGCACGGGGACTCGCTCTACGGCGCCAGCGGAGGCACCTCCTCGGACTACGGCGCCTTCTACCCGCGCCCGGTGGCCCCTGGCGGCGCGGGCCTCCCGGCCGCGGTCGGCGGCTCCCGCCTAGGCTACAACAACTACTTCTACGGGCAGCTGCACGTGCAGGCGGCGCCCGTGGGCCCGGCCTGCTGCGGGGCCGTGCAGCCGCTGGGCGCCCAGCAGTGCTCCTGCGTCCCGACGCCCTCAG GCTACGAGGGCCCAGGCTCGGTGCTGGTGTCGCCGGTGCCGCACCAGATGCTGCCCTACATGAACGTGGGCACGCTGTCGCGCACCGAGCTGCAGCTCCTCAACCAGCTGCACTGCCGGCGGAAGCGGCGGCACCGCACCATCTTCACCGACGAACAGCTCGAAGCGCTGGAGAACCTCTTCCAGGAGACCAAGTACCCGGACGTGGGCACGCGCGAGCAGCTGGCCCGGAAGGTGCATCTCCGAGAGGAGAAAGTGGAG GTCTGGTTTAAGAATCGCCGCGCCAAATGGAGGCGGCAGAAGCGGTCCTCATCCGAGGAGTCGGAAAACGCTGAGAAGTGGAACAAGACGTCGTCGAAGGCGTCGCCGGagaagagggaagaggaaggTAAAAGCGATTTGGACTCGGACAGCTGA